GTGTGACGAGCCGACAACGCCAAAATTGTGGTGGGAAAAAGCGtatttaaataaatctgaatgaaCCTCACCGCTGTGTTCACCACTTGTTACCGTCCGCACTGTGGAAGTTGATGGTCTCCATCTTCTCTATGCTCTCCTCCAGGTCCGTCTCCGTGTACAACATGTCGTCTGCAGAGATGTTACTGCAGAAAACAGGTCAGCTTTACTACAACACACGCTGAAGTACTGCAGGTTATACACGCTGAAGTACTGCAGGTTATACACGCTGAAGTACTGCAGGTTATACTCCACATGGTATACACAGAAGAATATTAAACACAGTACATCATATCCTGTCCTGGTGAGTCCAGGTCCCTGTAGTATGGGAGTCTGATGTGACTCTGGGTCCTGGTCTTACCTGACTTTGACGTAGTCGGACAGCAGCCAGCGGTAGATGGCCTTGGTGGCGTGAGTCATGAAGGTGCGTCCTTTAAAGCTGGTCTTCTGCAGGAACCAGGGCAGAGCTCCACTGTGATCCAGGTGGAAGCTGAGAGGGAGGGCAACAGTTACTGAGGAGTTTCCAGGTCCACATCAGCCCTGACCTTTATGTTGGTCTGATTTCTCAGCATCATGTCAGGCAAAGCAGTTTGATTAGaaagcacatttcatacacaggTCGAGTCTGTACAGAGAAGGGAAAACAACACACTTGGACATTAAAGTCCACCTGCTAGTAcagctgagtgtgtgtatattaaagTGTTCTCTGGTTGCTGTGCTGATAAATGTTGGGAACTCACTGGCTGATGAGCAGCAGGTCAATTTCAGCCGGGTCGATCAGGTCGATGTACGGCAGAGCGTCCATCCCGTCCAGACCAGGATGGATCCCGCAGTCCATCtgaaccacaacacacacacgtttttacACACTGAGGTGACTGAAAGCTGAATACCGTGCAGCTGATGGGATTA
The Micropterus dolomieu isolate WLL.071019.BEF.003 ecotype Adirondacks unplaced genomic scaffold, ASM2129224v1 contig_9518, whole genome shotgun sequence genome window above contains:
- the LOC123965375 gene encoding cleavage and polyadenylation specificity factor subunit 3-like, whose protein sequence is MASKRKCDATVPAEESDQLLIRPLGAGQEVGRSCIILEFKGPKILMDCGIHPGLDGMDALPYIDLIDPAEIDLLLISHFHLDHSGALPWFLQKTSFKGRTFMTHATKAIYRWLLSDYVKVSNISADDMLYTETDLEESIEKMETINFHSADGNKW